One Molothrus aeneus isolate 106 chromosome 29, BPBGC_Maene_1.0, whole genome shotgun sequence genomic region harbors:
- the NPC1L1 gene encoding NPC1-like intracellular cholesterol transporter 1, which yields MAASLALPGALLAALLALASPSLTPLHQAGVCAFYGECGRNPEVNVSLVPSKVPCLSNTPARVARGALLSLLRTVCPELARGDNDTTRVCCSYGQLVALRLSVELSGAVLARCPSCARNFANLYCHNICSPDQSLFTNVTRVTNSSAVPGAQAVLEYQLFYRSRYAEAAFASCQGVRLPATGGYAISTMCGRYGAQLCTAQRWLDFQGDKNNGLAPLQIDFQLLPNGSEPGQGIAPLDAPVWGCDEAPSAEQEPCSCQDCAQACPPVVPPADPPPPFRIGRADGVLVICVLLFASLALAFLAAVLCRRGAAEVALKPRARGRSQRVSDAWQRGLERAFRRWGTAVATWPLPVLAVAVAVAGGLSAGLVTLRLTTDPVELWSAPGSRARQEKEFHDRHFGPFLRTNQVIVTAPGRSGITYDSVVLGTKNFSGVLAQDVLLALLELQEELAGTTAWAAGAGRNVSLQDVCYAPLNPTAPGVGDCAVSSVTQYFQNNRSRLALSAWQQDGKLQGTVDWHDHLIYCVNSPLSFKDITALELSCMAEYGGPVFPYIALGGYRESEYTEAEALIVTYSLNNFPAGDPRLEWALSWERQFLSVVRDFQRRHRHNLSVTFMAERSLEDEINRTSGEDLPVFAISYLLVFAYIALALGEYTAWRRVLVESKVTLALGGIAVVLGAVLAAMGLLALLGLPSSLIIIEVVPFLVLAVGADNIFIFVQELQQQSQQEPGETREQHLGRVLAQVAPSMLLCSLSETVCFLLGALSSMPAVRTFALTAALAIALDFVLQMSGFVALVALDRRRQEAGRFDLCCCCGTGKEGTAGGGRGLLRPFLERCYTPVLLHPLVRPAVVLLFLFVACAGLFLLFHVSVGLDQELALPEDSYLLQYYSALNQYLAVGVPTYFVTTGGYNFSSENGTNAICSSSGCDANSLTQSIQLATRFPNVSYLAIPATSWLDDFLDWLNPTVRCCRIHQSGEHQGQFCPSTSTDPSCALGQCLKKLRRPTAEEFQRFLPWFLQDRPTLQCPKGGLGAYDTSVSMDANGTILATRFMAYQRPLRTSQEYTGALRAARALAEHITGTLRAVPGTDPAFRVFPYTVTYVYYEQYLTVVLEGLLTLALCLVPTFTVSFLLLGMDVRSSLATLLTIAMALLGTVGCMALWAVPYNAVALINLVAAVGILVEFVSHITCAFTRSRQPTRVARAAEATVTMGSKVVAGVAMTNLPGVVVLAFAKARLVQIFFFRLNLIVTLLGLAHGLAFLPVLLSYIGPAPQVPAGEATPGDTVQGTRLGLSNPGFKDTDTDKDKDKDKDKDKGSGKG from the exons ATGGCCgcctccctggcactgcccggCGCCCTCCTGGCCGCGCTCCTGGCGCTG gcGTCGCCATCGCTGACCCCCCTGCACCAGGCCGGCGTCTGCGCCTTCTACGGCGAGTGCGGGCGCAACCCCGAGGTCAACGTGTCGCTGGTGCCCTCCAAGGTGCCCTGCCTGTCCAACACGCCGGCGCGGGTGGCGCGGGGCgcgctgctgtccctgctgcgcACGGTGTGCCCCGAGCTGGCACGAGGGGACAACGACACCACGCGGGTTTGCTGCAGCTACGGGCAGCTGGTCGCGCTGCGCCTCAGCGTGGAGCTGTCGGGCGCCGTCCTGGCACGGTGCCCATCCTGCGCCCGCAACTTCGCCAACCTCTACTGCCACAACATCTGCAGCCCCGACCAGAGCCTGTTCACCAACGTCACCCGCGTCACCAACTCCAGCGCGGTGCCCGGCGCCCAGGCCGTGCTGGAGTACCAGCTCTTCTACCGCAGCCGCTACGCCGAGGCCGCCTTCGCCTCGTGCCAGGGCGTGCGGCTGCCGGCCACGGGCGGCTATGCCATCTCCACCATGTGCGGGCGCTACGGTGCCCAGCTGTGCACGGCCCAGCGCTGGCTGGACTTCCAGGGCGACAAGAACAACGGGCTGGCACCGCTGCAGATCGacttccagctgctgcccaaCGGCTCCGAGCCCGGCCAGGGCATCGCCCCGCTGGACGCGCCCGTCTGGGGCTGCGACGAAGCGCCCAGCGCCGAGCAGGAGCCGTGCTCGTGCCAGGACTGCGCCCAGGCCTGCCCGCCTGTGGTGCCACCCGCCGACCCCCCGCCGCCGTTCCGCATCGGCCGCGCCGACGGCGTGCTGGTCATCTGCGTGCTGCTCTTcgccagcctggccctggcctTCCTGGCGGCCGTGCTGTGCCGCAGGGGCGCGGCCGAGGTGGCGCTGAAGCCGCGTGCCCGCGGGCGCTCGCAGCGGGTCAGCGACGCCTGGCAGCGCGGCCTGGAGCGGGCGTTCCGCCGCTGGGGCACCGCCGTGGCCACCTGGCCGCTGCCCGTGCTGGCCGTGGCCGTGGCGGTGGCCGGGGGGCTCTCGGCCGGGCTGGTGACCCTGCGGCTGACCACGGACCCCGTGGAGCTCTGGTCGGCGCCGGGCAGCCGTGCCAGGCAGGAGAAGGAGTTCCACGACCGCCACTTCGGGCCCTTCCTGCGCACCAACCAGGTGATCGTGACGGCGCCGGGGCGCTCTGGCATCACCTACGACTCGGTGGTGCTGGGCACCAAGAACTTCAGCGGGGTGCTGGCCCAGGACGtgctgctggcgctgctggagctgcaggaggagctggcgGGCACCACGGCGTGGGCAGCGGGCGCGGGCAGGAACGTCTCCCTGCAGGACGTGTGCTACGCCCCCCTGAACCCCACGGCGCCCGGCGTGGGCGACTGCGCCGTGTCCAGCGTCACTCAGTACTTCCAGAACAACCGCAGCCGCCTGGCACTCAGCgcctggcagcaggatggcaaACTGCAGGGCACCGTGGACTGGCACGACCACCTCATCTACTGCGTCAA CTCCCCGCTCTCCTTCAAGGACATCACGgcgctggagctgagctgcatgGCCGAGTACGGCGGGCCCGTGTTCCCCTACATCGCCCTGGGCGGATACCGCG AGTCGGAGTACACGGAGGCCGAGGCGCTCATTGTCACCTACTCGCTGAACAATTTCCCCGCGGGGGACCCGCGCCTGGAGTGGGCGCTGAGCTGGGAGCGGCAATTCCTGAGCGTGGTGCGCGACTTCCAGCGGCGCCACCGCCACAACCTCTCGGTCACCTTCATGGCCGAG CGCTCTCTGGAGGATGAGATCAACCGCACGAGCGGGGAGGACCTGCCGGTGTTCGCCATCAGTTACCTGCTGGTGTTCGCCTACATCGCGCTGGCCCTGGGCGAGTACACGGCCTGGAGGAGGGTGCTG GTGGAGTCGAAGGTGACGCTGGCGCTCGGGGGCATCGCGGTGGTGCTGGGGGCCGTGCTGGCCGCCATGGggctgctggcgctgctggggctgccctcgTCCCTCATCATCATCGAGGTCGTGCCCTTCCTCGTGCTGGCCGTGGGCGCCGACAACATCTTCATCTtcgtgcaggagctgcag cagcagtcgCAGCAGGAGCCGGGCGAGACGCgggagcagcacctggggcgggtgctggcacaggtggcaccgagcatgctgctctgcagcctctccgAGACCGTCTGCTTCCTGCTGG GTGCCCTCTCGTCCATGCCCGCCGTGCGCACCTTCGCCCTGACGGCCGCGCTCGCCATCGCGCTGGACTTTGTGCTGCAGATGTCGGGGTTTGTGGCGCTGGTGGCGCTCGACAGGCGGCGACAGGAG GCCGGGCGCTTcgacctctgctgctgctgcgggacAGGCAAGGAGGGCACGGCCggggggggccgggggctgctgcGCCCCTTCCTCGAGCGCTGCTACACCCCCGTGCTGCTGCACCCCCTCGTGAGACCCGCGGTG gtgctgctgttcctgttcgtggcctgtgctgggctcttcctgctcttccaCGTGTCCGTGGGGCTGGaccaggagctggcactgcctgag gactCGTACCTGCTCCAGTACTACTCGGCCCTGAACCAGTACCTGGCCGTGGGTGTCCCCACCTACTTTGTCACCACGGGCGGGTACAACTTCTCCTCGGAGAACGGCACCAACGCCATCTGCTCCAGCTCGGGCTGCGATGCCAACTCGCTGACGCAGAGCATCCAGCTGGCCACGCGCTTCCCCAACGT GTCCTACCTGGCCATCCCGGCCACCTCGTGGCTGGACGATTTCCTGGACTGGCTGAACCCCACCGTGCGCTGCTGCCGCATCCACCAGAGCGGGGAGCACCAGGGCCAGTTCTGCCCCTCCACCAGCA ctgaccccagctgtgctctggggcagTGCCTGAAGAAGCTGCGCCGCCCCACGGCCGAGGAGTTCCAGCGCTTCCTGCCCTGGTTCCTGCAGGACCGGCccaccctgcagtgccccaaGGG TGGCCTGGGCGCCTACGACACCTCGGTGAGCATGGACGCCAATGGcaccatcctgg CCACCCGTTTCATGGCGTACCAGCGCCCGCTGCGCACGTCCCAGGAGTACACGGGTGCCCTGCGTGCCGCCCGCGCCCTGGCAGAGCACATCACGGGCACCCTGCGCGCCGTGCCCGGCACCGACCCCGCCTTCCGCGTCTTCCCCTACAC GGTGACGTACGTGTACTACGAGCAGTACCTGACGGTGgtgctggaggggctgctgaCGTTGGCACTGTGCCTGGTGCCCACCTTCACCgtgtccttcctgctgctgggcatgGACGTGCGCTCCAGCCTGGCCACGCTGCTGACCATCGCCatggccctgctgggcaccGTGGGCTGCATGGcgctctgggctgtgccctaCAACGCCGTGGCACTCATCAACCTGGTGGCG GCCGTGGGCATCTTGGTGGAGTTCGTGTCCCACATCACCTGCGCCTTCACCCGCAGCCGCCAGCCCACGCGGGTGGCACGAGCCGCAGAGGCCACTGTCACCATGGGCAGCAAG GTGGTGGCGGGGGTGGCCATGACCAACCTGCCGGGCGTGGTGGTGCTGGCGTTCGCCAAGGCCCGCCTGGTGCAGATCTTCTTCTTCCGCCTCAACCTCATCGtcaccctgctggggctggcacacggCCTGGCGTTCCTGCCCGTGCTGCTCAGCTACATCG ggCCCGCGCCGCAGGTGCCAGCAGGAGAGGCCACGCCAGGGGACACCGTGCAGGGGACACGGCTGGGCCTGAGCAACCCCGGCTTCAaggacacggacacggacaaggacaaggacaaggacaaggacaaggacaagggCTCCGGGAAGGGCTGA